A genomic region of Clavibacter michiganensis subsp. insidiosus contains the following coding sequences:
- the rplL gene encoding 50S ribosomal protein L7/L12, translated as MAKLSNDELIEAFKELTLIELSDFVKKFEEVFEVTAAAPVAAAAAPGSAAPAEEVEEKTSFDVILEAAGDKKIQVIKEVRALTSLGLGEAKALVDGAPKAVLEGANKEAADKAKAQLEAAGATVTVK; from the coding sequence ATGGCAAAGCTGTCTAACGACGAGCTCATCGAGGCCTTCAAGGAGCTCACGCTCATCGAGCTCAGCGACTTCGTCAAGAAGTTCGAGGAGGTCTTCGAGGTCACCGCCGCGGCGCCCGTCGCCGCTGCCGCCGCCCCCGGCTCGGCCGCCCCCGCGGAGGAGGTCGAGGAGAAGACGTCCTTCGACGTCATCCTCGAGGCCGCCGGCGACAAGAAGATCCAGGTCATCAAGGAGGTGCGTGCCCTCACGAGCCTCGGTCTCGGTGAGGCGAAGGCGCTCGTCGACGGAGCCCCCAAGGCCGTCCTGGAGGGCGCCAACAAGGAGGCCGCCGACAAGGCCAAGGCGCAGCTCGAGGCCGCGGGCGCGACGGTCACCGTCAAGTAG